In Candidatus Defluviilinea proxima, a single genomic region encodes these proteins:
- the prmA gene encoding 50S ribosomal protein L11 methyltransferase, protein MNWLEVSMTVDGELAESVADVFARFAPNGVMTEQGVKYNDAEDAGTPTGPITVRGYLEVNDQLEETRQQLEESLFYLGMIRPLPAATYKQIADQNWMEAWKQYYKPILIGQRLLILPAWMDSPAPERVAIKIDPGMAFGTGTHPTTQLCLELMELSFDQSSIGNRKSEIVIDVGCGSGILSIAALKLGATKALGVDIDAESITNSRENADTNEVGDELTLGLGSVQEILDGKFEFKKAPLVVANILAPVIVRLFDAGLADLIEENGSIILSGILFEQEQNVIEAGQAKGLKMNERRQMGDWVALTMSR, encoded by the coding sequence ATGAATTGGCTTGAAGTTTCAATGACTGTAGACGGCGAACTCGCCGAATCTGTAGCGGATGTGTTCGCTCGTTTTGCGCCCAACGGTGTGATGACCGAGCAGGGTGTGAAATATAACGATGCGGAAGATGCAGGCACGCCAACAGGGCCGATCACCGTCCGTGGATATTTGGAGGTGAACGATCAACTTGAAGAGACAAGGCAACAGCTCGAAGAGTCTCTTTTCTATTTGGGGATGATCCGTCCGTTGCCTGCCGCGACTTACAAACAGATCGCGGATCAAAACTGGATGGAAGCCTGGAAACAATACTACAAGCCGATCCTCATCGGACAGCGTCTCCTCATCCTGCCCGCGTGGATGGATTCTCCAGCACCGGAACGTGTTGCCATCAAGATCGACCCCGGCATGGCGTTTGGCACAGGGACTCATCCCACGACGCAGCTATGTCTCGAACTTATGGAATTGTCTTTTGATCAATCTTCGATTGGAAATCGTAAATCGGAAATCGTGATTGATGTAGGCTGCGGTTCTGGCATTCTCTCCATCGCCGCGCTTAAACTTGGAGCAACGAAAGCCTTGGGCGTGGATATCGATGCTGAATCCATTACCAACTCGCGTGAGAACGCGGATACGAACGAGGTGGGCGATGAGTTGACCTTGGGATTGGGTTCGGTGCAGGAGATTCTCGATGGGAAGTTCGAGTTCAAGAAGGCGCCACTGGTTGTGGCGAATATCCTTGCGCCGGTCATCGTGCGCCTGTTTGATGCGGGTCTCGCAGACTTGATCGAGGAAAATGGTTCGATCATTTTAAGTGGGATACTGTTCGAGCAGGAACAAAATGTCATTGAGGCAGGGCAGGCTAAAGGTCTAAAAATGAACGAGCGACGTCAAATGGGAGATTGGGTCGCGTTGACGATGAGTCGCTGA
- a CDS encoding lamin tail domain-containing protein yields the protein MDRRKLILYLLLNVAVSACVIGGILFWYDRNYRSTSVSAIQPVVPANGQSSGPSAPAFDPNVDIPVEIVSIVGAGTLDAEWVIVRNAGKESLSLASWQLKDANRHVFTFPNLTLNGNGAVQIHTVAGTNTVIDLYWGQTEPVWQSGEEAQLLDPSGNVRAVYTVP from the coding sequence ATGGACCGCCGCAAACTCATCCTTTACCTGCTTTTGAATGTAGCCGTTTCTGCCTGTGTGATCGGGGGCATTCTGTTTTGGTATGACCGTAATTATCGTTCGACAAGTGTTTCGGCTATTCAGCCTGTGGTGCCTGCGAACGGTCAAAGCAGTGGACCTTCAGCGCCAGCGTTCGACCCGAATGTGGATATTCCCGTGGAGATCGTGAGCATCGTAGGCGCAGGGACTCTGGACGCGGAGTGGGTGATCGTGCGTAATGCAGGGAAGGAATCGTTGAGCCTTGCAAGCTGGCAGTTGAAAGATGCCAATCGACACGTGTTCACCTTCCCGAACCTGACGCTCAATGGTAATGGCGCAGTACAGATCCATACCGTTGCAGGGACGAATACCGTGATTGACTTATACTGGGGTCAGACCGAACCCGTCTGGCAATCGGGCGAGGAAGCGCAGTTGCTCGACCCAAGTGGAAATGTCCGTGCAGTGTATACGGTGCCGTAA
- a CDS encoding cation transporter: MTHPHTHSHLREAAHQSTKRLSVSLFLTLAFVFIEAAAGIFSNSLALLTDAAHNLTDVIALGLSWFAIRITTRPANERKTYGYHRVGILVALVNSTTLVLISLGIFYEAYHRFINPPEVQSGILIGVGLIAVIVNIVTAKLVHQGSDSDLNLRSAFVHLMGDVLSTIGAVIAGIIIYFTKANWLDPFISVLIGFMILYNAWGILRDAIDILLEAKPRDIDATKLVDDLLQVKGVLGVHDLHVWSLTQSLRTMSAHILTHDSSISEGANIQREVNHILQHHYNIAHATLQLECVDCLPDSLYCDLCGPSHLDEEHASIQAAA; encoded by the coding sequence ATGACACACCCACACACCCATTCTCATCTGCGCGAAGCCGCGCACCAATCCACAAAACGATTATCTGTTTCGCTGTTTCTCACGCTTGCCTTTGTATTCATCGAAGCCGCGGCGGGGATATTCTCGAACAGCCTCGCCCTGCTCACCGACGCCGCTCACAACCTGACCGATGTCATCGCGCTTGGGTTAAGTTGGTTCGCCATTCGTATCACCACCCGTCCCGCTAACGAACGCAAGACCTACGGCTATCATCGCGTGGGTATCCTTGTGGCACTTGTGAACTCCACCACGTTGGTTCTCATCTCGCTTGGGATTTTTTACGAGGCCTATCATCGTTTTATCAACCCGCCAGAAGTGCAATCGGGCATCCTCATTGGGGTTGGCCTCATTGCTGTCATTGTCAACATTGTCACAGCCAAACTTGTCCATCAGGGTAGTGACTCCGACCTCAACCTTCGTTCTGCGTTTGTTCACCTCATGGGCGATGTTCTCTCCACTATTGGTGCGGTCATTGCGGGCATAATCATCTATTTCACGAAAGCCAATTGGCTTGATCCATTTATCAGTGTGCTGATCGGTTTTATGATCCTCTACAATGCCTGGGGTATTTTGCGCGACGCGATCGATATCTTGCTCGAGGCCAAGCCGCGCGATATTGATGCAACAAAACTCGTCGACGACCTATTGCAGGTCAAAGGTGTGCTTGGGGTTCACGATCTGCATGTCTGGAGTCTCACACAGAGTCTCCGCACCATGTCCGCGCATATTCTCACGCATGATTCATCCATCAGCGAAGGTGCGAACATTCAACGTGAGGTCAATCACATTCTTCAGCATCATTACAACATTGCGCATGCCACCCTTCAACTCGAATGTGTAGATTGTCTTCCCGACTCGTTGTATTGTGACTTATGTGGTCCATCGCATTTGGATGAAGAGCACGCTTCCATCCAAGCCGCCGCCTGA
- the dnaX gene encoding DNA polymerase III subunit gamma/tau has translation MTQALYRKYRPKEWDEVMGQSHIVTTLMNAIKADRVGHAYLFAGPRGTGKTTLARLLAKAVNCTNPDPTKRPCNECGHCKAVNENRFMDLFEIDAASNTSVDDVRDLRDKINFSPSQGKYKIYIIDEVHMLSTAAFNALLKTLEEPPPHAIFVLATTEIHKIPATVLSRCQRHEFRRVPVGEIVTNLKMIVKAENLQADDDALIQIARQSAGGMRDAISLLDQLSSTGDKITLTLAQTVLGTATSQTVLDTLTSIMDHDPAHGLETIHKALDAGADPRSLARQIVEYLRGLMLIQMGNANQVEATADVKKQMQAHAKSFSTSDVLRMMKAFNNAAVDLRGGWQPSLSLELALAEVLDAPAESAQIATPSQPSRSLCQLPERRLSLNLPRRAEPKAQSKRMHLKKILLVQVTSSRRGSICHPLCQKRRQIFRR, from the coding sequence ATGACTCAAGCTTTATATAGAAAATACCGACCAAAAGAATGGGACGAGGTGATGGGGCAAAGCCACATCGTGACCACGTTGATGAACGCGATCAAGGCAGATCGTGTCGGTCATGCGTACTTGTTTGCGGGTCCGCGCGGGACGGGCAAGACTACACTTGCACGCCTTTTGGCGAAAGCGGTCAACTGCACGAATCCTGATCCCACTAAGCGACCTTGTAACGAATGTGGCCATTGTAAGGCTGTCAACGAAAATCGCTTCATGGATCTCTTCGAGATTGATGCGGCATCCAATACATCCGTTGACGATGTCCGTGATTTGCGCGACAAGATCAACTTCTCGCCTTCGCAGGGCAAATACAAGATCTACATCATTGACGAAGTCCACATGCTTTCGACAGCGGCGTTCAATGCGTTGCTCAAGACGCTCGAAGAACCGCCTCCACATGCCATCTTTGTTTTAGCAACAACTGAAATTCATAAAATCCCCGCAACCGTTCTCTCGCGTTGTCAGCGTCATGAGTTTCGACGTGTGCCAGTGGGGGAGATCGTCACTAATCTCAAAATGATCGTCAAAGCCGAGAACCTTCAGGCGGATGATGATGCGCTGATTCAAATCGCGCGTCAATCTGCAGGTGGCATGCGCGATGCGATCTCGTTGCTCGATCAACTCTCGTCCACGGGCGATAAGATCACGCTCACTCTCGCGCAAACCGTGCTCGGCACTGCCACCAGTCAAACCGTGCTCGATACCCTCACGTCCATTATGGATCACGATCCCGCGCATGGGCTTGAGACCATCCACAAGGCGCTCGATGCGGGCGCCGATCCGCGTTCGCTGGCGCGTCAGATCGTTGAGTATTTGCGCGGTCTCATGCTCATTCAAATGGGCAATGCGAATCAGGTCGAAGCCACGGCGGATGTCAAGAAACAGATGCAGGCGCACGCCAAGTCCTTTTCGACGAGCGATGTCTTGCGCATGATGAAAGCCTTCAACAATGCAGCTGTGGATTTGCGTGGCGGCTGGCAGCCATCTTTGAGTCTGGAACTTGCTTTAGCGGAAGTGCTCGACGCTCCAGCCGAGTCTGCTCAAATCGCCACGCCGAGTCAACCAAGCCGAAGCCTATGTCAGCTCCCAGAACGGAGACTCAGCCTCAACCTTCCGCGCAGAGCGGAGCCGAAGGCGCAGTCGAAGCGCATGCACCTGAAAAAAATATTGTTAGTGCAGGTGACATCATCAAGGCGTGGAAGCATATGTCATCCGCTTTGCCAAAAGCGCAGGCAAATCTTTCGGCGTTGA
- the crcB gene encoding fluoride efflux transporter CrcB, which produces MPSLLSVLFVALGGAFGSVSRYLLGTWIQSLSKSIDFPYGTLTVNLTGCFVIGLLSQLAESRGAFTPESRALVFIGVLGGFTTFSSFGNDTINLLRDGKAVNALANVGANVIVGLLLVWLGRSVAFWIWK; this is translated from the coding sequence ATGCCTTCACTTTTGTCTGTTCTATTCGTTGCACTCGGTGGAGCATTTGGCTCTGTCTCCCGGTATCTGCTCGGCACATGGATCCAATCCCTCAGCAAAAGCATAGATTTCCCTTACGGCACATTGACCGTCAACCTCACCGGATGTTTCGTCATTGGGCTTCTATCCCAACTCGCTGAATCGCGCGGGGCGTTTACACCTGAATCAAGGGCACTTGTCTTTATCGGAGTCCTTGGCGGATTCACAACCTTTTCCTCCTTTGGCAACGACACGATCAACCTCCTGCGTGACGGTAAAGCTGTCAACGCTTTGGCAAATGTCGGTGCGAATGTTATAGTGGGTTTGCTTCTCGTCTGGCTCGGGCGTTCCGTCGCTTTTTGGATTTGGAAATAG
- a CDS encoding NUDIX domain-containing protein has translation MLKIILLKIWRVFPLWMQALASRIIRPLFQVFAVAVIFDQNKKVLLVKTTYNRFHPWGLPGGSLEYGETAEEALIREMHEETNLQVAIERFLFVKTWRPDRVGLYYLCRVTEGEFHPSDEVSELDYFSLDSLPDVRSQDVDLIKQIYKLMV, from the coding sequence ATGCTAAAAATCATACTATTGAAAATCTGGCGGGTCTTTCCCTTGTGGATGCAGGCTTTAGCGTCTCGAATCATACGCCCCTTGTTTCAAGTATTTGCCGTTGCTGTGATCTTTGACCAAAATAAAAAGGTATTGCTGGTCAAAACCACCTATAATCGATTCCATCCTTGGGGTTTGCCGGGTGGTAGCTTGGAATATGGTGAAACAGCAGAAGAAGCTCTCATTCGTGAAATGCATGAGGAAACGAACTTGCAAGTTGCAATCGAACGCTTTCTCTTCGTCAAAACATGGAGGCCCGACCGCGTAGGCTTGTATTATCTTTGCAGGGTCACTGAAGGCGAATTCCACCCAAGCGATGAAGTCTCTGAGCTTGATTATTTTTCCCTCGATAGCCTGCCCGATGTCCGTTCGCAGGATGTTGATTTGATAAAGCAAATATACAAATTGATGGTGTGA
- the dnaJ gene encoding molecular chaperone DnaJ, whose translation MSGDYYETLGVGRNANDDEIKAAFRKLARQYHPDVSKEEGAEEKFKEINEAYGVLSDKDKRARYDRFGKEGLGNMGGGGFHDYTADFGDIFEELFGQFGFSTGRGSSRRSPRRGRDLQMQVNLTFEEAVFGVEKEIEFQREETCSRCNGNGAEPGTTPVRCSTCNGQGEVRQVRQTFLGQMVQSSPCPTCNGRGETISSPCKTCRGGGLERKTINKKVQIPAGVDRGTQIRLAGEGGPGTLGGPNGSLFLVLDVKPHQFFKRRENDIILNLDINIAQAALGAEVDVPTIDGDDKLKIPSGTQSGKVFHLKGKGVPHVRSKHRGDQLVIVNVAIPTKLTKEQRELFEKLAESLGTSVKPQEKGFIDWLNDAFGG comes from the coding sequence ATGAGCGGCGATTACTACGAGACCCTTGGTGTTGGGCGGAATGCGAACGATGATGAGATCAAAGCCGCATTCCGTAAACTTGCGCGTCAGTATCACCCTGACGTGAGCAAGGAGGAAGGCGCCGAGGAGAAATTCAAAGAGATCAACGAAGCCTACGGCGTGCTTTCGGATAAAGACAAACGCGCTCGCTATGACCGCTTTGGTAAAGAGGGTCTTGGCAACATGGGTGGCGGTGGGTTCCACGACTACACCGCGGACTTTGGCGATATCTTCGAAGAACTATTTGGCCAGTTCGGTTTTTCAACGGGACGAGGTTCTTCTCGCCGTTCTCCACGTCGCGGACGTGACTTGCAGATGCAGGTCAATTTGACGTTTGAAGAGGCAGTCTTCGGTGTTGAGAAAGAGATCGAGTTCCAACGCGAAGAGACTTGTTCACGCTGTAATGGAAATGGTGCTGAACCTGGCACGACGCCGGTACGTTGCTCCACTTGTAATGGACAGGGTGAAGTGCGTCAGGTCCGTCAAACATTTTTGGGTCAGATGGTGCAATCGTCCCCGTGCCCGACTTGTAACGGACGTGGCGAGACAATTTCATCTCCGTGCAAGACCTGTCGCGGTGGCGGTTTGGAACGCAAGACGATCAATAAGAAAGTACAGATCCCTGCTGGCGTGGACCGTGGTACGCAGATCCGTTTGGCAGGGGAGGGCGGACCCGGTACGTTGGGCGGCCCGAACGGAAGCCTGTTCCTTGTGTTGGATGTCAAGCCGCATCAGTTCTTCAAACGCCGTGAGAATGACATTATTTTGAATCTCGATATCAACATCGCACAGGCGGCTCTTGGCGCTGAAGTGGATGTGCCGACGATCGATGGGGATGATAAATTGAAGATTCCCTCTGGCACGCAATCTGGAAAAGTCTTTCATTTGAAGGGCAAGGGTGTGCCACATGTACGAAGCAAACATCGCGGTGACCAACTGGTGATCGTCAATGTGGCCATCCCGACAAAACTCACCAAGGAACAACGCGAGTTGTTTGAGAAACTGGCTGAGTCGTTGGGGACATCAGTCAAGCCACAGGAAAAAGGATTCATCGATTGGTTGAATGACGCGTTTGGTGGATGA
- a CDS encoding winged helix-turn-helix transcriptional regulator: MILKDSTSTHLADLFSALSDPTRLRIISVLLDGEMNVGDIAAQLEMTESAVSHQLRGLRQMKLVRGRKNGRQVFYALDDDHVAKLYRMGLDHVEHG; this comes from the coding sequence ATGATACTCAAAGACTCAACCTCCACACACCTTGCTGACCTATTCTCTGCTCTCAGTGACCCAACGCGCTTGCGCATCATTTCTGTTTTGCTGGATGGAGAAATGAATGTGGGTGATATTGCAGCGCAACTCGAAATGACCGAGTCCGCTGTTTCGCATCAATTGCGTGGATTGCGCCAGATGAAACTTGTGCGTGGTCGCAAGAATGGACGTCAGGTTTTCTATGCATTGGACGATGACCATGTAGCAAAGCTCTACCGTATGGGTCTCGATCATGTGGAGCACGGATAA